From the genome of Nitrososphaerales archaeon, one region includes:
- a CDS encoding 30S ribosomal protein S30e, with amino-acid sequence MPTHGSLTKAGKVRSQTPKIEARPKTSPIPKVRNRSTFIKRYILKRKPGQNWIIPQY; translated from the coding sequence ATGCCAACACATGGCTCACTCACAAAGGCGGGAAAGGTGAGGAGCCAAACACCTAAGATAGAGGCTAGACCAAAAACTTCACCAATACCGAAGGTAAGAAATCGCTCCACATTCATTAAGAGGTACATATTAAAAAGAAAGCCGGGGCAGAATTGGATAATCCCACAATACTGA